TAGATACATTACAACTGTACATTGAGCTGATGTACaacaaaataatcactgtaacaaagcattgtggctgcagagaaagtgcagtgcagatagacatatggtgcagggtcacgtcgagttacattgtgaggtcgagtctattttatcattcatttggcttataactgcagacaggaagccgaccttcagcctggtgttacgcactttatgGCTTTtatatctcttccccgatgggggagcgggctTGCAGCAAGGctgtccaggttatgaggttatttgagtacatggcctgcttttccgagggagggcaagtgtgggaagagtccatggagtggaggcttgtttctctgatgttctctgctctccaaagttctctgcagttccttgcagtcatgggcagagaagTAGCCACATGAAAGTCGTGATTTATCGacatggagctcagagacctcggccttcaccctgccttgtgtcgctggatcctggacttcctgtcaaatcGCCAGCATGTTggaagagtgggctccatctcctctgtttctctgaccctcagcacacataacccacagggttgtctctttggccccctcctttactttctgtgcacccatgacttgtgttgacacccacagctccaatctgctaagtaaatttgctgacagcactacattgattggcctactctcaaatactgataacaatcaatcaaatgccttctgacaagtctcggtccaaacaaacttttcacacttcttcaggagattggtcagaggaagagcgatagcagcaaagttcttacagaacttacgataacatccatccattcccagaaaccttctaagagccttcttagcagtcagaataggaacttgagaaattgcctggacttttgcgcgaacaggagccaacttgctttgaccgacaacatagccaagacaggtcacactggcatggccaaattcactgtaaggttgtcctaggaaagcctgtcaaatagcttttctactgcagagatatgctcttcccaagtgccactccctgtaactaaagtcatcaatataggtatctgagtgttctaaccctcgaattacaaaataaatcattctctgggatgttcATGGAGTATTTTTCCTTCCacaaggcaaaacattgtattcatacaacccagatggtgtcgCAAACGCAgagatttctctacctctgtccgtcaatggaacacaccaataccctttcaacagatcaatctttgtaagaaattagccTTTCCagccttatcgatgcaatcatccactctagagataggataagcatctgtttttgctactgcatttacctttccataatcagtgcaaaatctaacactaccatcaggtttgggcacaataacgcagggtgactccaatctcattttgaaggcgtaataataccattctccagcatatactcaattccctggtcagccaatttacacCTTTCCATGTTCATGTGaagtgggtgttgtttaatcagtttggcttgaccaacatctacatcatgtactgcgaccgttgtttgcttgggaacatcgggaaatgaatctttaaacttcagaattaattccttcagctgttgttgttgctttggctgcagatgagacaacttgttagcaatgttttctggaacaaccgaattcattagcctaactggtgCCATGTTTGGCTTCTGAAAAGTCTCGGACGAGTCAAGTGTTTCATTGTCAAGGTTGCCAGTTTCATTTGTTTTGATAACAACacccacagatggtgcctgcttgtcagaaaaggctttatcatatttatgtgtaccacctgtgttagttcaaGTCAgttgggtgttttaataacataattcacatcattaatttgggagactatttcatacggtgtattgaatttcacctgaagtggattcgtcaacataaggcaagcaccttatctcccatctggtattttctttcgGGAGTcctgttatcaaaccaacacttcattttgttttgagatatCTTTAAGTTTTGGCTCGCTAGACTACAGGCTtgttgtagtttatttttgaacttcaaaacatagtctaacgagTTAACATCAATCCACCGTTccttttaacaaggtcaaaggtccctcTGCgatcaaatacaagttcaaatggagtaaagcccagtgattcctgtactgactctctttctgtggacaaaagcaaatgtattccttcatcccagtcttttccattttcaacacaatatgtcttaatcattgttttgagggtagaatgaaatcaaTCTAAAGCCCCTTTTGATTCTGTACGGTACGCAGATGATGCaatttgttttgctcccagttcagaaactacctgctggaataatccagatgtaaaattacatccttgatcagactggatttctttaggcaaaccgAATAAACTGAAaatcttggtaagagccttcgccacagttttagctttaatatttctgagaggtattgcctctgggaatctggatgaggtactcataatagttagcagatactgatggtcagctttagtctttggcaatgggccaacacaatccactacaaCTTTGGAAAATGGTTAACCGAATACAGGTATAGGCCACTGGGGTGAGCTCagtaggtttacccacaacttgacaagtgccttttggaaactcttagtcagggtaaacataactttatgagttaaagcaaactggtctactaatccagcagattcctgcatagtggcagcatcatttccatctaaatacgtCTTTATGCCATCAGGGACGCGCCTTCTGaactcttcaattaaaaccaactcttacaAGCTGTTAAAATAatcatttacatgttcagatgtgcaccagcggtcaatgcacacaaatttctcataggcaaattccacatgtctggttcacagatttcttcaaatttctaaacttttgccggtctgcttctgggaccaactcgtaagctttgagcagAGCCTGTTTCACTGGGTCAGAATGTGTGGTGCGTGgccatgtggttaaggtgttgaactCGCGATCTGAAAGTCATGAATTtcagcctcagccgaggcagcgtgtgtgttcttgagcaaagcactgaaccacacacagctcctgcacatttatagcccagtaGCAATGATTGAggcagcataaataaataaataataagctgcttcagcaactgtcaaagcagaataggcttgctaagtCTTTCCCTTAATTAGactttgtaagagaattttctttctgcttttctgcctctccagcctgaatctgtctctgtctttccggagcctccatctttaattgtTCTAACTTGTACTGGATCTCAAGCTCACttggtttactttcaggaaactcctcctccactttaaacacatgctcagatacataatgttcagctattatcctctgcatctgtgcaatcctcattgtcaatttcaccttagcaagtattaacgttttagcaatactcaacaactcaatccttctggtgtcctctaatgcctgagaggttcacacttccagatatctatcaacatccattgctgctaattttccacacacaaataaatcaaaagggatttccccaatcaaaTTGATATgaaatcaatccttaaatttgttcatatcccagatgcaggccccattttgttacaaaccctaacgctttagaaacgaaccagcagcatcAGACtactcccagtagccacacattttaattccacgtcccattcccattctgatatgtctatccatggcctcctctcctgtcaaaattaatccaaactcaggttggaggaacaacaccttatataccggctgggtagcctccaacctgatgggatgaacattgacttctctaacttccgttaatgcccctcttccccttctcacTCCATCACTGACATATTCAATTGTTTGCGTGttttccatgtctctctggtgcttccccccacctttctttctcccgaggtctcctgtccaatgatcctttcccatctccGGCTTTGCATCACTTTCgccgatcacctttccagctcatagcttcatcccaccacctctggtcttctcctatcatttcgcatgtcaccctccccccactactttcatatctcttagtatctttcctttcagttagtcctgacgaagggtcttggcctgaaacatcagcagttcttctccttatagatactgcctggcctgctgtgttccacgagcattttttgtgtgtggtttgaatttccagcatctgcagattttctcgtgagtgttatgtgtataaatgTGTATAAATAAAATTCCCtaactattgagctcgggggaaacaaggcttggagtcttgagatggtaaagtatgaaagttcagttcaactacagaacaggtgatgagagagagatatttgtaatccagggtaaatgttgagagaaggcaattatgtcgtatTCCACAGGTTTCATGGTGGTAAAACAAGACCAACggtcgctgtagattttatctgtcatccttccaaatccacattcTAATTATCATCCAAAGTGACTTGTCATAAGTGGTATTGTCTTCaaatgaattaccacaccacagccaggcaagggttaacacataagtggtctccgcagggtaccccaaatcagatccactgctatggatcaaatgaggtgaTAACCACACATTCAATGTATGGTGAATCAATAATTTGTCCACCCTTGTGGGcaaaggaaagttccaaacagtgacccttggccactagttccctggtttcgattctTGCCATTTTCCCTCCTTTGTCtctgtctgactctgagtgtcagtgtcctcggttaaaactaaacaagctgtgagtgatgtaaacaagctgcaagccagactgatttgccttcttaatcactctgtctcttaaaatgaatgtccacagcaaacaaaacctagggattcataacaactgaCTGGTGTCCCAGcagatgggatgactgagtgaatcttttcccacattctcagcaggtgaatggcttctccccagtgtgaactcgctgatgtctctgtcggctggataaatgagtgaatctcttcccacagactgagcaggtgaatggcctctccccagtgtgaactcgctgatgactctgcagggtAGAAGAGTCagcgaatctccttccacattctgagcaggtgaattgcctctcccctgtgtgaatttgctgatgtttctgtaggctggataactgagtgaatccctttccacattctgagcaggtgaatggcttctccctagTATGCAcatgctgatgtctctgtaggttagctaactgagtgaatcccatcccacattctgagcaggtgaacggcttctccacagtgtgaactcgctgatgtctctgtagggtggatgacacaGTGAATGCTTTCTCATAGACtgcgcaggtgaatggcctctccccagtgtgaactcgcaggtgattCCGTAGGTTAGCTGActtaatgaatcccttcccacagactgagcaggtgaatggcctctccccagtgtgaactcgctgatgatccagtagggtggatgattcagtgaatctcttcccacagattgagcaggtgaacggcctctccccagtgtgaactcgctgatgtaccagcagggtggatgactcagtgaatctcttcccacattctgagcaggtgaatggcttctccccagtgtgaactcgctgatgtctctgtaggttggatgactgaatgaatcccttcccacagactgagcaggtgaacggcttctccccagtgtgaactcgcaggtgattctgtaggttaactaactgaatgaatcccttcccacagactgagcaggtgaatggcttctcctcagtgtgaactcgctggtgactcagtaggttagataactcagtgaatcccttcccacagactgagcaggtgaacggcttctccccagtgtgaactcgcaggtgattctgtaggttagctgactgagtgaatcccttcccacagactgagcaggtgaacggcttctccccagtgtgaattcgcaggtgattctgtaggttagctaactgagtgaatcccttcccacagactgagcaggtgaaaggcttctccccagtgtgaactcgctggtgtaccagtagggtagatgactgtgtaaatcctttcccacagactgagcaggtgaatggcttctccccagtgtgaccacaCTGGTGTGCCATtagatcagatgactgagtgaatcctttcccagatacTCAGCAGtcgaccagcctctgcccagtgtgaactgactggtgtgtccacaggtgggatgactgactgaaccccttctcacacacagaacaggtgaatggccttgcccagtgtgaacttgctgatgtaccttcaattgtgataaccaagtgaatccattcccactgtctgtgcagGTGAAAGGCCCTTCTCCTGTGTAAATTACAGGTGTGcaagttggtcaaatgaccgagtgaatccctccccacagtctgagcaggaagggtggtcaattggatcccttgttccacttcttaaatatccagacagagacaacaaaactggtgtgtcgtgtttgagattcctggagacgaattccttctcatttttaacctgtaaaaagatttacaaaatccatcaatgggtgtaggacaacatctcagatgagattacttgagttgccaaagtTTGATCtgttatcacactgttacagtgaggtataACCCAagctggagagagaaatcatctcctgaccgggcagagtgctggtatctggaatgaccatcaattctctgatgttcttcctgtctctataagaaaggggcatttctgccacctccaatctgtgacctggctcagtttgactctctccattggtattattccctgttcccactgagctgcatgggtgcctggccccacagtaactgaaacactctcacacaaatagcttTTCTTGACATGCAGCAGGggttttcttttatgtattattaacgtaatgtgccacagttttaacgccatataaaaaattcctgctgaaatgactggttggttcacacagctgtcaaaaggggttagagtgaaattttgtattatttcaggttcctgtcacaatcatagaaaatttatacacagaaacaagccctttgggccatctagtttgtgctgaactatttaaacagacAACTCCCACACccttaccatccaggtacctacacgaacctcttaagtgttgaaatcgatctctcatgcaccacttgtgctggctgctcattccacacccggatgaccgtctgtgtgaagaagtttcccctcatgttctccttaacatttcgcctttcacccttaacccatggcctctggttgtcgtcccacccaatCTTCGTGGAAAAAGCCAGTTTGCATTAACACTACCTGTGCCTCTCTATCACAaacaaatctctcctcaatcttctgcattcc
This is a stretch of genomic DNA from Hypanus sabinus isolate sHypSab1 unplaced genomic scaffold, sHypSab1.hap1 scaffold_93, whole genome shotgun sequence. It encodes these proteins:
- the LOC132390503 gene encoding zinc finger protein 234-like, which codes for MAHQCGHTGEKPFTCSVCGKGFTQSSTLLVHQRVHTGEKPFTCSVCGKGFTQLANLQNHLRIHTGEKPFTCSVCGKGFTQSANLQNHLRVHTGEKPFTCSVCGKGFTELSNLLSHQRVHTEEKPFTCSVCGKGFIQLVNLQNHLRVHTGEKPFTCSVCGKGFIQSSNLQRHQRVHTGEKPFTCSECGKRFTESSTLLVHQRVHTGERPFTCSICGKRFTESSTLLDHQRVHTGERPFTCSVCGKGFIKSANLRNHLRVHTGERPFTCAVYEKAFTVSSTLQRHQRVHTVEKPFTCSECGMGFTQLANLQRHQHVHTREKPFTCSECGKGFTQLSSLQKHQQIHTGERQFTCSECGRRFADSSTLQSHQRVHTGERPFTCSVCGKRFTHLSSRQRHQRVHTGEKPFTC